The bacterium sequence CTTCAATTGAAAGGGATCGTTTGATCAAAAAGGAGCTTTACGCACGCTTCGGTGTGCAGGAATATTGGTTAGTGGATTTGAAGGAAAAACACGTTGAGGTGTTGACTCTTAACGAGGGCCGGTACGACCTTGTTGCAGTTTTTTTTGAACAGGATACTCTTTCGACCCCCCTATTTCCTGGTCTGGCGCTTTCCTTGAGCCATATCTTTTCAACTATCTAATTTCAAACCGCGATTACTGCTTATGAATATTTCCTGGATGACTTTGCGTGACCTGGAGTACGTCTCCGCAGTCGCGCGTTACATGCATTTTGGAAGAGCATCCGAAGCCTGCAACGTCAGCCAGCCTGCGCTCAGCGCACAGATCAAGAAGATGGAAGAGCGTCTCGGGTTTCCTGTGTTCGAACGCACAAACAGGCGTGTGGCCATTACAGAGCGCGGAAAAGCTGTTATCGATCAAGCCCGGATCGTGTTGGAGGAAGCCGGGAAAATCGCGGCCCTCGCAGCTGATGAAAACGAAATCGGGCAAATGCGCGGAACATTGCGTCTCGGCGCGATTGCGACTCTCGGACCCTATTACGTTCCCCACTTTTTGCCGAAGTTC is a genomic window containing:
- a CDS encoding Uma2 family endonuclease, which encodes IFFAPLDVVLSEHDVVLPDLLYISGTRKGIVHHENIQGVPDLIIEITSPSSIERDRLIKKELYARFGVQEYWLVDLKEKHVEVLTLNEGRYDLVAVFFEQDTLSTPLFPGLALSLSHIFSTI